One genomic segment of Vulpes vulpes isolate BD-2025 chromosome 2, VulVul3, whole genome shotgun sequence includes these proteins:
- the ADAMTS13 gene encoding A disintegrin and metalloproteinase with thrombospondin motifs 13 isoform X10, translated as MREPRPWGRCVGAILTSVFFLLGCWGLSDFQQQFLKALDPEEVTSYFGPEATLKAPPFDVAPLSCICEDGPGVPPCQALSCSLHIWGQLFTISFPPEWSLFTTSFTSELVLNASLQLLRRLPHLCFLGGRPLLPLGAAARVTYCSGHLEGDILVGADLFHIQPVKMQHRELVPPWALAQPHLIHRPFPKVPMAPEALNTIREASLSAPLPPSPGHPRSPRLRRWVAGSVLHLELLVAVGPDVYQAHQEDTERYVLTNLNMGSELLRDPSLGAQFQVHLVKMVILTQPEDAPNITANITASLLSVCEWSRTVNPEDDTDPGHADLVLYITRFDLELPDGNRQVRGVTQLGGTCSSSWSCVITEDTGFDLGVTIAHEIGHSLGLEHDGVAGSSCKPSSHVMGSQDRAASHGDLSWSACSRQQLLHLLSAGRLRCLGDLPEPQAGAAGRLPQAQPGLLYGTDEQCRVAFGAGAVACTFTREHLDMCQALSCHTDPLDQSSCSRLLIPLLDGTECGVQKWCSKGHCRSLAELSPVGVVHGQWSSWGPPSPCSRSCGGGVVTRRRHCNNPRPAFGGHVCVGADLQAEMCNTQACEKTQLEFMSEQCSQTDRKPLYLTPGNASFYRWGSAEQYSQGDALCRHMCRAIGEAFIVRRGESFLDGTRCVPSGQREDGTLSLCMLGSCKTFGCDGRMDSQQVRDVCQVCGGDNSTCSPQNGSFTAGRAREYVTFLTVTRNLTSVHITNRRPLFTHLAVRIRGHYIVAGNSSISPSTTYPSLLEDSRVEYRVTLTEDRLPRLEEISIQGPIQEDMEIQVYRRYGEEYGDLARPDITFTYFEPKQPQAWAWVAVRGSCSVSCGAGRRWVTYSCLDQARNVWVEAARCEGSQQPAAWSESCAPRPCPPQQEASDACTTACGADLASQNVTCVHRVAGLETLAMAGPCSTDEKLPALKPCVATACPPGQGYPDLQSLEEEKEATSPSGSAGLGARTTHMWTPLAGPCSASCGQGLTELNFMCMDSALGTPVREELCDLESKPGSRQEVCQAAPCPAWWKIMSLGPCSASCGFGTATRSVACVQLSQGQDIEVDGAACAALVRPQASIPCILAYCTYRWHVSTWTQCSVSCGDGIQRRRKACLGPQAQAPVLADFCQHLHKPATVRGCWAGPCGGQVTPRPAPNEEATAPDQATAGASPEWPQTRAHLLSPAPPLQRLLPGSQENPAESSACGRQHLEPMGTIDMRGPGRADCAVAIGRPLGEVVTLQVLESSLSCSAGDVLLLWDRLMWKKTCGKLSGMTFSSKTNTLVVRQRRVRLEGGVVLQYRSQPAPGAPHRECDMQLFGPWGEIVSPSMGADGRNSGGCRIFINVAPQARIAIHALATDGTGTGASYVLVRPGWGQDRWTFAMNLDSCLWGWEPGVLEDPPSLLKNPKIISERMRENFLQVHQQMFLELLTGVK; from the exons ATGAGGGAGCCTCGCCCCTGGGGGAGATGTGTGGGGGCAATTCTCACATCTGTCTTCTTTCTCCTGGGCTGCTGGGGACTCTCCGATTTCCAGCAG CAATTTCTTAAGGCTTTGGACCCGGAGGAAGTGACTTCTTATTTTGGCCCTGAAGCTACCTTAAAAG CACCCCCATTTGACGTGGCCCCGCTCAGCTGCATCTGTGAAGATGGGCCCGGGGTGCCTccctgccaggccctgagctgctCCCTGCACATCTGGGGACAGCTCTTCACCATCTCCTTCCCGCCTGAATGGAGCCTCTTTACCACCTCCTTCACCAGCGAGCTCGTCCTGAACGCCTCCCTCCAACTCCTGAGGCGGCTGCCCCATCTCTGCTTCTTGGGGGGccgccccctgctgcccctggggGCCGCGGCCAGGGTCACTTACTGCTCAGGCCACTTG GAGGGTGACATCCTGGTGGGTGCAGACCTGTTCCACATCCAGCCAGTGAAGATGCAGCACCGGGAGCTGGTGCCACCCTGGGCTCTTGCCCAGCCCCACCTGATCCACAGGCCTTTCCCCAAGGTCCCCATGGCCCCCGAGGCCCTTAACACCATCCGAG AAGCTTCGCTGTCAGCCCCGCTTCCTCCCTCACCAGGCCATCCTCGGTCCCCTCGCCTCCGGAGATGGGTTGCTGGGAGTGTCCTACAcctggagctgctggtggccGTGGGCCCCGACGTCTATCAGGCTCACCAGGAGGACACTGAGCGTTATGTGCTAACTAACCTCAACATG GGGTCAGAGCTGCTGAGGGACCcatccctgggggctcagttccAAGTGCATCTGGTGAAAATGGTCATTCTGACCCAGCCCGAG GATGCTCCGAACATCACGGCCAACATCACGGCATCACTGCTGAGTGTCTGTGAGTGGAGCAGGACAGTCAACCCTGAGGATGACACAGATCCTGGCCATGCCGACCTGGTCCTCTACATCACCAG ATTTGATCTGGAGTTGCCTGATGGTAACCGGCAGGTTCGGGGAGTCACCCAGCTGGGGGGCACTTGCTCATCTTCCTGGAGCTGCGTCATCACTGAGGATACTGGCTTTGACCTGGGGGTCACCATCGCTCATGAGATCGGTCACAG CCTGGGCCTGGAGCACGACGGTGTGGCCGGCAGCAGCTGCAAGCCCAGCAGCCACGTGATGGGCTCCCAGGACCGAGCAGCCTCCCATGGGGACCTCTCGTGGTCTGCCTGCAGCCGCCAGCAACTGCTGCATCTGCTCAG CGCAGGACGGTTGCGCTGCCTGGGGGACCTGCCAGAGCCACAGGCTGGGGCCGCCGGGCGCCTTCCCCAGGCGCAGCCTGGCCTTCTGTATGGCACGGACGAGCAGTGCCGCGTCGCCTTCGGCGCTGGGGCAGTGGCCTGCACCTTCACCAGGGAGCATCTC gacatgtgccaggctctgtcctgCCACACGGATCCCCTGGACCAAAGCAGCTGTAGCCGCCTCCTCATCCCTCTCCTGGATGGGACAGAGTGCGGCGTGCAGAAG TGGTGCTCCAAGGGTCACTGCCGCTCCCTGGCAGAGCTGAGCCCAGTGGGGGTGGTGCACGGGCAGTGGTCTAGCTGGGGTCCCCCCAGCCCTTGCTCCCGCTCCTGCGGAGGAGGTGTGGTCACCAGGAGGCGGCACTGCAACAACCCCAG GCCTGCCTTTGGAGGGCATGTGTGCGTGGGTGCTGACCTCCAGGCGGAGATGTGCAACACCCAG GCCTGTGAGAAGACCCAGCTGGAGTTCATGTCTGAGCAGTGCTCGCAGACGGACAGGAAACCGCTCTACCTGACCCCGGGGAATGCCTCCTTCTACCGCTGGGGCTCCGCTGAGCAGTACAGTCAAG GCGATGCTCTGTGCAGACACATGTGCCGGGCCATTGGCGAGGCCTTCATTGTGAGGCGTGGGGAAAGTTTCCTAGATGGGACCCGGTGTGTGCCAAGTGGTCAGCGGGAGGACGGGACCCTGAGCTTGTGCATGTTGGGCAGCTGCAAG ACATTCGGCTGTGATGGCAGGATGGACTCCCAACAGGTGCGAGACGTGTGCCAGGTGTGCGGAGGGGACAATAGCACCTGTAGCCCACAGAACGGCTCTTTCACAGCTGGAAGGGCCAGAG AATATGTCACGTTCTTGACAGTTACCCGCAACCTGACCAGTGTACACATCACCAACCGGAGGCCTCTCTTCACACACTTGG cggTGCGGATCCGAGGGCACTACATCGTGGCTGGGAATTCCAGCATCTCTCCCAGCACCACCTACCCCTCCCTCCTGGAGGACAGCCGTGTGGAGTACAGAGTGACCCTCACTGAGGACCGGCTGCCTCGCCTGGAGGAGATCTCCATCCAGGGACCCATCCAGGAAGACATGGAGATCCAG GTTTACAGGCGCTACGGGGAGGAGTATGGTGACCTTGCACGCCCAGACATCACCTTCACCTACTTCGAGCCTAAGCAGCcacaggcctgggcctgggtcgCCGTGCGGGGGTCCTGCTCGGTGAGCTGTGGGGCAG gACGGCGCTGGGTGACCTACAGCTGTCTGGACCAGGCCAGGAACGTGTGGGTGGAGGCTGCCCGGTGCGAAGggagccagcagccagcagcgTGGTCAGAGTCCTgcgcccccaggccctgccccccacA GCAGGAGGCATCGGATGCATGCACAACAGCCTGTGGAGCAGACCTGGCATCACAGAATGTGACGTGTGTGCACAGGGTAGCTGGCCTGGAGACACTGGCCATGGCTGGACCCTGCTCCACAGATGAGAAGCTGCCTGCCCTCAAGCCCTGTGTGGCCACGGCATGTCCTCCGGGACAGGGTTAT CCAGACCTCCAGTctctggaggaggagaaggaggccaCATCCCCATCAGGAAGTGCTGGGCTGGGGGCTCGCACCACACACATGTGGACCCCCCTGGCGGGGCCATGCTCTGCCTCCTGTGGTCAAG GCCTGACGGAGCTGAACTTCATGTGTATGGACTCTGCCCTGGGAACCCCTGTCCGGGAAGAGCTATGTGACCTGGAAAGCAAGCCTGGGAGCCGGCAGGAGGTCTGCCAGGCTGCCCCATGCCCGGCTTG GTGGAAAATCATGTCCCTCGGCCCATGCTCAGCCAGCTGTGGCTTTGGCACTGCCACACGTTCTGTGGCCTGTGTGCAGCTCAGCCAAGGCCAGGACATTGAGGTGGATGGGGCAGCCTGTGCGGCTCTGGTTCGGCCTCAGGCCAGCATCCCCTGCATCCTCGCCTATTGCACCTACCGGTGGCATGTCAGCACCTGGACACAG TGCTCTGTCTCCTGCGGAGATGGCATCCAGCGCAGGCGTAAGGCCTGCCTTGGACCCCAGGCCCAGGCACCTGTGCTGGCTGACTTCTGCCAGCACTTGCACAAGCCAGCCACCGTGCGGGGCTGCTGGGCCGGGCCCTGTGGTGGGCAGGTGACTCCCAGGCCAGCACCCAACGAGGAAGCCACTGCTCCAGACCAGGCCACTGCTGGTGCCTCTCCGGAGTGGCCTCAGACCCGGGCCCACCttctctccccagcacccccactTCAGAGgcttctgcctgggtctcaggAAAACCCAGCTGAGTCCA GTGCCTGTGGCCGGCAGCATCTTGAGCCAATGGGAACCATTGACATGCGAGGCCCAGGGCGGGCTGACTGTGCAGTGGCCATTGGGCGGCCCCTGGGTGAGGTGGTGACCCTCCAAGTCCTCGAGAGTTCCCTCAGCTGTAGTGCTG GGGATGTGTTGCTGCTTTGGGACAGGCTCATGTGGAAGAAGACGTGCGGGAAGCTATCTGGCATGACTTTCAGCTCCAAGACCAACACGCTGGTGGTGAGGCAGCGCCGCGTGCGGCTGGAAGGCGGGGTTGTGCTGCAGTACAGGAGCCagcctgcaccgggagccccccACCGAG AGTGTGACATGCAGCTCTTCGGACCCTGGGGGGAAATCGTGAGCCCCTCCATGGGTGCTGATGGGAGGAACTCAGGGGGCTGCCGCATCTTCATTAATGTGGCCCCACAGGCCCGAATTGCCATCCATGCCCTGGCCACTGATGGCACAGGAACCGGTGCCAGCTATGTCTTGGTAAGGCCAGGATGGGGACAGGACAGGTGGACTTTTGCTATGAATCTAGACAGCTGTCTCTGGGGATGGGAGCCAGGAGTACTAGAGGACCCCCCGAGTTTGCTCAAAAACCCCAAAATCATtagtgaaagaatgagagagaatttcCTCCAAGTACATCAACAAATGTTTCTTGAGCTCCTCACAGGAGTGAAATAG
- the ADAMTS13 gene encoding A disintegrin and metalloproteinase with thrombospondin motifs 13 isoform X7, translating to MREPRPWGRCVGAILTSVFFLLGCWGLSDFQQQFLKALDPEEVTSYFGPEATLKAPPFDVAPLSCICEDGPGVPPCQALSCSLHIWGQLFTISFPPEWSLFTTSFTSELVLNASLQLLRRLPHLCFLGGRPLLPLGAAARVTYCSGHLEGDILVGADLFHIQPVKMQHRELVPPWALAQPHLIHRPFPKVPMAPEALNTIRGHPRSPRLRRWVAGSVLHLELLVAVGPDVYQAHQEDTERYVLTNLNMGSELLRDPSLGAQFQVHLVKMVILTQPEDAPNITANITASLLSVCEWSRTVNPEDDTDPGHADLVLYITRFDLELPDGNRQVRGVTQLGGTCSSSWSCVITEDTGFDLGVTIAHEIGHSLGLEHDGVAGSSCKPSSHVMGSQDRAASHGDLSWSACSRQQLLHLLSAGRLRCLGDLPEPQAGAAGRLPQAQPGLLYGTDEQCRVAFGAGAVACTFTREHLDMCQALSCHTDPLDQSSCSRLLIPLLDGTECGVQKWCSKGHCRSLAELSPVGVVHGQWSSWGPPSPCSRSCGGGVVTRRRHCNNPRPAFGGHVCVGADLQAEMCNTQACEKTQLEFMSEQCSQTDRKPLYLTPGNASFYRWGSAEQYSQGDALCRHMCRAIGEAFIVRRGESFLDGTRCVPSGQREDGTLSLCMLGSCKTFGCDGRMDSQQVRDVCQVCGGDNSTCSPQNGSFTAGRAREYVTFLTVTRNLTSVHITNRRPLFTHLAVRIRGHYIVAGNSSISPSTTYPSLLEDSRVEYRVTLTEDRLPRLEEISIQGPIQEDMEIQVYRRYGEEYGDLARPDITFTYFEPKQPQAWAWVAVRGSCSVSCGAGRRWVTYSCLDQARNVWVEAARCEGSQQPAAWSESCAPRPCPPQQEASDACTTACGADLASQNVTCVHRVAGLETLAMAGPCSTDEKLPALKPCVATACPPGQGYPDLQSLEEEKEATSPSGSAGLGARTTHMWTPLAGPCSASCGQGLTELNFMCMDSALGTPVREELCDLESKPGSRQEVCQAAPCPAWWRYKLAACSVSCGGGFAQRMLYCARAHGEDKDEEILPDNQCQGLPRPEQQEACSPDPCPPRWKIMSLGPCSASCGFGTATRSVACVQLSQGQDIEVDGAACAALVRPQASIPCILAYCTYRWHVSTWTQCSVSCGDGIQRRRKACLGPQAQAPVLADFCQHLHKPATVRGCWAGPCGGQVTPRPAPNEEATAPDQATAGASPEWPQTRAHLLSPAPPLQRLLPGSQENPAESSACGRQHLEPMGTIDMRGPGRADCAVAIGRPLGEVVTLQVLESSLSCSAGDVLLLWDRLMWKKTCGKLSGMTFSSKTNTLVVRQRRVRLEGGVVLQYRSQPAPGAPHRECDMQLFGPWGEIVSPSMGADGRNSGGCRIFINVAPQARIAIHALATDGTGTGASYVLVRPGWGQDRWTFAMNLDSCLWGWEPGVLEDPPSLLKNPKIISERMRENFLQVHQQMFLELLTGVK from the exons ATGAGGGAGCCTCGCCCCTGGGGGAGATGTGTGGGGGCAATTCTCACATCTGTCTTCTTTCTCCTGGGCTGCTGGGGACTCTCCGATTTCCAGCAG CAATTTCTTAAGGCTTTGGACCCGGAGGAAGTGACTTCTTATTTTGGCCCTGAAGCTACCTTAAAAG CACCCCCATTTGACGTGGCCCCGCTCAGCTGCATCTGTGAAGATGGGCCCGGGGTGCCTccctgccaggccctgagctgctCCCTGCACATCTGGGGACAGCTCTTCACCATCTCCTTCCCGCCTGAATGGAGCCTCTTTACCACCTCCTTCACCAGCGAGCTCGTCCTGAACGCCTCCCTCCAACTCCTGAGGCGGCTGCCCCATCTCTGCTTCTTGGGGGGccgccccctgctgcccctggggGCCGCGGCCAGGGTCACTTACTGCTCAGGCCACTTG GAGGGTGACATCCTGGTGGGTGCAGACCTGTTCCACATCCAGCCAGTGAAGATGCAGCACCGGGAGCTGGTGCCACCCTGGGCTCTTGCCCAGCCCCACCTGATCCACAGGCCTTTCCCCAAGGTCCCCATGGCCCCCGAGGCCCTTAACACCATCCGAG GCCATCCTCGGTCCCCTCGCCTCCGGAGATGGGTTGCTGGGAGTGTCCTACAcctggagctgctggtggccGTGGGCCCCGACGTCTATCAGGCTCACCAGGAGGACACTGAGCGTTATGTGCTAACTAACCTCAACATG GGGTCAGAGCTGCTGAGGGACCcatccctgggggctcagttccAAGTGCATCTGGTGAAAATGGTCATTCTGACCCAGCCCGAG GATGCTCCGAACATCACGGCCAACATCACGGCATCACTGCTGAGTGTCTGTGAGTGGAGCAGGACAGTCAACCCTGAGGATGACACAGATCCTGGCCATGCCGACCTGGTCCTCTACATCACCAG ATTTGATCTGGAGTTGCCTGATGGTAACCGGCAGGTTCGGGGAGTCACCCAGCTGGGGGGCACTTGCTCATCTTCCTGGAGCTGCGTCATCACTGAGGATACTGGCTTTGACCTGGGGGTCACCATCGCTCATGAGATCGGTCACAG CCTGGGCCTGGAGCACGACGGTGTGGCCGGCAGCAGCTGCAAGCCCAGCAGCCACGTGATGGGCTCCCAGGACCGAGCAGCCTCCCATGGGGACCTCTCGTGGTCTGCCTGCAGCCGCCAGCAACTGCTGCATCTGCTCAG CGCAGGACGGTTGCGCTGCCTGGGGGACCTGCCAGAGCCACAGGCTGGGGCCGCCGGGCGCCTTCCCCAGGCGCAGCCTGGCCTTCTGTATGGCACGGACGAGCAGTGCCGCGTCGCCTTCGGCGCTGGGGCAGTGGCCTGCACCTTCACCAGGGAGCATCTC gacatgtgccaggctctgtcctgCCACACGGATCCCCTGGACCAAAGCAGCTGTAGCCGCCTCCTCATCCCTCTCCTGGATGGGACAGAGTGCGGCGTGCAGAAG TGGTGCTCCAAGGGTCACTGCCGCTCCCTGGCAGAGCTGAGCCCAGTGGGGGTGGTGCACGGGCAGTGGTCTAGCTGGGGTCCCCCCAGCCCTTGCTCCCGCTCCTGCGGAGGAGGTGTGGTCACCAGGAGGCGGCACTGCAACAACCCCAG GCCTGCCTTTGGAGGGCATGTGTGCGTGGGTGCTGACCTCCAGGCGGAGATGTGCAACACCCAG GCCTGTGAGAAGACCCAGCTGGAGTTCATGTCTGAGCAGTGCTCGCAGACGGACAGGAAACCGCTCTACCTGACCCCGGGGAATGCCTCCTTCTACCGCTGGGGCTCCGCTGAGCAGTACAGTCAAG GCGATGCTCTGTGCAGACACATGTGCCGGGCCATTGGCGAGGCCTTCATTGTGAGGCGTGGGGAAAGTTTCCTAGATGGGACCCGGTGTGTGCCAAGTGGTCAGCGGGAGGACGGGACCCTGAGCTTGTGCATGTTGGGCAGCTGCAAG ACATTCGGCTGTGATGGCAGGATGGACTCCCAACAGGTGCGAGACGTGTGCCAGGTGTGCGGAGGGGACAATAGCACCTGTAGCCCACAGAACGGCTCTTTCACAGCTGGAAGGGCCAGAG AATATGTCACGTTCTTGACAGTTACCCGCAACCTGACCAGTGTACACATCACCAACCGGAGGCCTCTCTTCACACACTTGG cggTGCGGATCCGAGGGCACTACATCGTGGCTGGGAATTCCAGCATCTCTCCCAGCACCACCTACCCCTCCCTCCTGGAGGACAGCCGTGTGGAGTACAGAGTGACCCTCACTGAGGACCGGCTGCCTCGCCTGGAGGAGATCTCCATCCAGGGACCCATCCAGGAAGACATGGAGATCCAG GTTTACAGGCGCTACGGGGAGGAGTATGGTGACCTTGCACGCCCAGACATCACCTTCACCTACTTCGAGCCTAAGCAGCcacaggcctgggcctgggtcgCCGTGCGGGGGTCCTGCTCGGTGAGCTGTGGGGCAG gACGGCGCTGGGTGACCTACAGCTGTCTGGACCAGGCCAGGAACGTGTGGGTGGAGGCTGCCCGGTGCGAAGggagccagcagccagcagcgTGGTCAGAGTCCTgcgcccccaggccctgccccccacA GCAGGAGGCATCGGATGCATGCACAACAGCCTGTGGAGCAGACCTGGCATCACAGAATGTGACGTGTGTGCACAGGGTAGCTGGCCTGGAGACACTGGCCATGGCTGGACCCTGCTCCACAGATGAGAAGCTGCCTGCCCTCAAGCCCTGTGTGGCCACGGCATGTCCTCCGGGACAGGGTTAT CCAGACCTCCAGTctctggaggaggagaaggaggccaCATCCCCATCAGGAAGTGCTGGGCTGGGGGCTCGCACCACACACATGTGGACCCCCCTGGCGGGGCCATGCTCTGCCTCCTGTGGTCAAG GCCTGACGGAGCTGAACTTCATGTGTATGGACTCTGCCCTGGGAACCCCTGTCCGGGAAGAGCTATGTGACCTGGAAAGCAAGCCTGGGAGCCGGCAGGAGGTCTGCCAGGCTGCCCCATGCCCGGCTTG GTGGAGGTACAAGCTGGCTGCATGCAGTGTGAGCTGTGGAGGAGGGTTTGCGCAGAGGATGCTATATTGTGCACGGGCTCACGGGGAGGACAAGGACGAGGAGATCCTGCCAGATAACCAGTGCCAGGGGCTGCCTCGTCCAGAGCAGCAGGAAGCCTGCAGCCCAGATCCCTGCCCACCCAG GTGGAAAATCATGTCCCTCGGCCCATGCTCAGCCAGCTGTGGCTTTGGCACTGCCACACGTTCTGTGGCCTGTGTGCAGCTCAGCCAAGGCCAGGACATTGAGGTGGATGGGGCAGCCTGTGCGGCTCTGGTTCGGCCTCAGGCCAGCATCCCCTGCATCCTCGCCTATTGCACCTACCGGTGGCATGTCAGCACCTGGACACAG TGCTCTGTCTCCTGCGGAGATGGCATCCAGCGCAGGCGTAAGGCCTGCCTTGGACCCCAGGCCCAGGCACCTGTGCTGGCTGACTTCTGCCAGCACTTGCACAAGCCAGCCACCGTGCGGGGCTGCTGGGCCGGGCCCTGTGGTGGGCAGGTGACTCCCAGGCCAGCACCCAACGAGGAAGCCACTGCTCCAGACCAGGCCACTGCTGGTGCCTCTCCGGAGTGGCCTCAGACCCGGGCCCACCttctctccccagcacccccactTCAGAGgcttctgcctgggtctcaggAAAACCCAGCTGAGTCCA GTGCCTGTGGCCGGCAGCATCTTGAGCCAATGGGAACCATTGACATGCGAGGCCCAGGGCGGGCTGACTGTGCAGTGGCCATTGGGCGGCCCCTGGGTGAGGTGGTGACCCTCCAAGTCCTCGAGAGTTCCCTCAGCTGTAGTGCTG GGGATGTGTTGCTGCTTTGGGACAGGCTCATGTGGAAGAAGACGTGCGGGAAGCTATCTGGCATGACTTTCAGCTCCAAGACCAACACGCTGGTGGTGAGGCAGCGCCGCGTGCGGCTGGAAGGCGGGGTTGTGCTGCAGTACAGGAGCCagcctgcaccgggagccccccACCGAG AGTGTGACATGCAGCTCTTCGGACCCTGGGGGGAAATCGTGAGCCCCTCCATGGGTGCTGATGGGAGGAACTCAGGGGGCTGCCGCATCTTCATTAATGTGGCCCCACAGGCCCGAATTGCCATCCATGCCCTGGCCACTGATGGCACAGGAACCGGTGCCAGCTATGTCTTGGTAAGGCCAGGATGGGGACAGGACAGGTGGACTTTTGCTATGAATCTAGACAGCTGTCTCTGGGGATGGGAGCCAGGAGTACTAGAGGACCCCCCGAGTTTGCTCAAAAACCCCAAAATCATtagtgaaagaatgagagagaatttcCTCCAAGTACATCAACAAATGTTTCTTGAGCTCCTCACAGGAGTGAAATAG